In Candidatus Bathyarchaeia archaeon, a genomic segment contains:
- the purQ gene encoding phosphoribosylformylglycinamidine synthase I, which translates to MSRVKALVLRVAGTNCDVETAYALRKAGADAEVVHMNQLYKGLKRLEDYQLMVLPGGFSYGDDVSAAVLWAKEIKYRLGGEVKRFVEEGKPVLGICNGFQVLVKAGLIPAFEGLMKKQEATLAFNDIGLYHDRWVYLRHEAGCPCVFTEGLNRLIYLPVAHAEGKFIIDPKGLEKLVENRQIVFRYVDQTGELKGFPHNPNGSVGNIAGICDKEGNVFGLMPHPERFLHKYTHPYWTSVNLQEDGDGLYIFRKAVEYAEKRF; encoded by the coding sequence GTGAGCCGGGTTAAAGCCTTGGTTTTAAGGGTGGCTGGAACAAACTGCGACGTGGAAACAGCCTACGCCCTGAGGAAAGCTGGAGCCGACGCTGAAGTGGTTCACATGAATCAACTCTACAAGGGTTTGAAACGCCTGGAAGATTACCAGTTGATGGTCTTACCCGGTGGGTTCAGTTACGGCGACGACGTGTCGGCGGCGGTTCTCTGGGCCAAGGAAATAAAGTATAGGCTCGGCGGGGAGGTGAAAAGGTTTGTGGAGGAGGGCAAACCCGTATTAGGAATATGCAACGGGTTTCAGGTTCTGGTTAAGGCGGGGCTGATACCTGCCTTCGAGGGCTTGATGAAGAAGCAGGAAGCCACCCTAGCCTTCAACGACATAGGCCTATACCATGATAGATGGGTGTACTTAAGGCATGAAGCCGGCTGCCCATGCGTCTTCACCGAGGGTTTGAACAGACTCATATACCTGCCCGTAGCCCACGCGGAGGGAAAGTTCATCATCGACCCTAAAGGCTTAGAGAAACTGGTTGAAAACAGGCAAATCGTGTTCAGATACGTGGATCAAACAGGGGAGTTAAAAGGCTTCCCACATAATCCCAATGGCTCCGTAGGGAACATCGCGGGAATATGCGACAAGGAGGGAAACGTGTTCGGGTTGATGCCGCATCCGGAGAGGTTTCTCCACAAGTATACGCATCCATACTGGACCAGCGTAAACCTCCAGGAGGATGGAGATGGCTTGTATATTTTCCGTAAAGCCGTCGAATACGCGGAGAAAAGGTTTTAA
- a CDS encoding sugar phosphate isomerase/epimerase family protein, which translates to MKIGYMNDPTFPLTKELEWISNHNFDFVDLTLEPPEAYKLNLREVRRKLKDSGLEAVGHTNPFLPAIHPLGAIRKTCLKELERCVKIFSKLNITLMNIHPYDYGFFMTLEEKVKANVELLSRVHDMCAEFNVMPMLENGKPLDTPEAFQSVLDEIPDFMVHLDLGHTNLAPKNLAEAFFKRFKDRIAHIHVSDNKGDRDEHLPLGCGNIDWREMVRLMKSHGYDGTITLEIFSKEREYVLTSRRILERLWRDTV; encoded by the coding sequence TTGAAGATAGGGTATATGAACGACCCGACCTTCCCTTTGACAAAGGAGTTAGAGTGGATTTCAAACCATAACTTCGACTTCGTAGACTTAACCTTGGAGCCACCGGAGGCGTATAAGTTAAACCTTAGGGAGGTTAGAAGGAAGCTGAAGGACTCGGGGTTAGAGGCTGTGGGGCATACGAACCCCTTTCTACCCGCGATTCACCCCCTGGGAGCTATTAGAAAAACTTGCTTGAAGGAGCTTGAACGATGTGTTAAGATCTTCAGCAAACTCAACATAACCTTAATGAACATACATCCCTACGATTACGGATTTTTCATGACCTTAGAGGAGAAGGTAAAAGCTAACGTGGAGTTGCTGAGCCGTGTCCACGACATGTGCGCTGAATTCAACGTCATGCCTATGTTGGAGAATGGAAAGCCACTAGACACCCCGGAGGCGTTTCAAAGCGTTCTAGACGAAATCCCCGACTTTATGGTTCATCTAGACCTAGGTCACACGAACTTAGCCCCGAAAAATCTAGCTGAAGCGTTTTTTAAACGCTTTAAGGACAGAATCGCGCATATACATGTATCCGATAACAAGGGGGACAGGGATGAACATCTCCCACTGGGTTGTGGCAACATCGATTGGCGCGAAATGGTGAGGTTGATGAAATCCCATGGATACGATGGAACCATAACCCTTGAAATATTCTCTAAAGAAAGGGAGTACGTTCTCACGAGCAGAAGGATTCTTGAGAGGCTTTGGAGAGATACGGTTTGA
- a CDS encoding uracil-DNA glycosylase, whose protein sequence is MEAVSKCRRCPLYKIRRKAVPGEGPTSTTIMLIGEAPGRREDEEGRPFIGPAGRILDELLNQAGLSRGQVYISNVVKCIPLTADGKVRTPNRLEIDACSPYLDAQMKIIHPRIVVTLGGTATKHVFEKLGIQAGDVSKVHGRVFQTRRFQVMPTYHPAACLYNPKLLVEMKRDFAALSKILSNSPAP, encoded by the coding sequence GTGGAAGCGGTGTCAAAATGTAGGCGTTGCCCCCTATACAAGATCAGGAGAAAGGCTGTGCCCGGTGAGGGACCCACTTCAACAACGATTATGCTGATCGGTGAAGCCCCTGGGAGGAGAGAGGACGAGGAGGGAAGACCCTTCATAGGCCCAGCTGGGAGAATTCTAGATGAGCTGCTGAATCAAGCTGGATTGAGTAGAGGACAGGTTTACATATCCAACGTCGTGAAATGCATACCTCTCACGGCGGATGGCAAAGTAAGGACGCCTAACCGGCTTGAGATTGACGCGTGTTCACCGTACCTTGACGCCCAGATGAAAATCATCCACCCTAGGATCGTGGTCACCCTCGGAGGAACAGCCACAAAACATGTTTTTGAAAAACTTGGCATCCAAGCTGGAGACGTTTCAAAGGTTCATGGAAGGGTGTTTCAAACCCGCCGTTTTCAGGTGATGCCTACCTATCATCCAGCGGCCTGCCTGTATAACCCTAAGCTGCTTGTCGAAATGAAACGAGACTTCGCAGCGCTTTCAAAAATCCTCTCCAACTCTCCAGCTCCTTAA
- the tsaA gene encoding tRNA (N6-threonylcarbamoyladenosine(37)-N6)-methyltransferase TrmO: MKRKATVRFVGLVEKTKGEYAYIRIFPEYEAALKGVEEYSHLIVLYWIHLRDTAEDRKTLTVTPMRHKGAPETGVFGTRSPSRPNPIGLCVTRLERVEGATLKVKDLDAYEGSPIIDIKPYLPRADRKFLVKAPRWVKHGPKT, encoded by the coding sequence TTGAAGCGAAAAGCCACTGTAAGGTTTGTGGGTTTAGTTGAGAAAACCAAGGGCGAGTACGCTTACATACGGATATTCCCGGAATACGAAGCCGCCTTGAAGGGTGTGGAAGAATACTCACATCTCATAGTCCTTTACTGGATTCACCTCCGCGACACCGCTGAAGACCGGAAAACGCTCACAGTCACGCCTATGAGACATAAGGGGGCCCCGGAGACGGGTGTGTTTGGAACCCGAAGCCCTTCCAGGCCAAACCCTATAGGTCTATGCGTGACGAGGCTTGAACGCGTAGAGGGGGCGACGCTGAAGGTTAAGGACCTAGACGCCTACGAAGGAAGCCCTATAATAGACATAAAACCCTACCTTCCCAGGGCAGACCGTAAATTTTTGGTGAAGGCCCCGAGATGGGTAAAACATGGCCCGAAAACCTAA
- the purE gene encoding 5-(carboxyamino)imidazole ribonucleotide mutase — MRVKKGRCGLAKRKVMVVCGSRSDIAIAKEVEETLKAEKIECEVRVASAHREPDKLRSLVTESDAQVFVAIAGLSAALPGFIASITNKPVIGVPVSVKLGGLDALLSMVQTPSGVPVATVGIDNGKNAAYLAARILKLQGSRQG; from the coding sequence ATGCGTGTGAAAAAGGGTCGGTGCGGGTTGGCTAAACGTAAGGTCATGGTCGTGTGCGGAAGCCGTTCAGACATAGCCATCGCCAAGGAAGTTGAGGAAACGTTGAAGGCGGAGAAGATAGAGTGCGAGGTAAGGGTCGCCTCGGCCCATAGGGAACCTGATAAGCTAAGAAGCTTGGTGACGGAATCCGACGCCCAGGTTTTCGTGGCCATAGCTGGGTTGTCGGCGGCGCTGCCCGGGTTCATCGCGTCGATCACCAATAAACCGGTGATCGGCGTTCCCGTCTCCGTCAAGCTAGGCGGTTTGGACGCCCTGCTCTCCATGGTTCAAACCCCATCCGGTGTTCCGGTGGCGACGGTGGGCATCGACAACGGTAAAAACGCCGCCTACCTCGCCGCGAGGATTCTGAAACTACAGGGGTCTAGGCAAGGCTAG
- a CDS encoding methyltransferase domain-containing protein — protein sequence MPSIAPFVASSDEAVKRMLKLAQPKPGEVLFDLGCGDGKIITTAAKEYGVKAVGIELREDLVKRALERVHTLGLDQSVKVVHGDIFDQDLYDADVVTLYLTTHANEQIKPKLEKELKPGSRVVSNCYEVPGWKPAQVDDMGFSKIYLYVKK from the coding sequence ATGCCTTCGATAGCCCCTTTTGTAGCGAGTTCCGATGAAGCCGTTAAACGGATGTTGAAGCTGGCTCAACCTAAGCCTGGTGAGGTGCTGTTCGACTTAGGGTGCGGTGACGGCAAGATCATAACCACGGCCGCGAAGGAATATGGAGTGAAGGCGGTGGGAATAGAGCTTAGAGAAGACTTGGTTAAAAGAGCCTTGGAAAGGGTTCACACCCTGGGGTTAGATCAGAGCGTGAAGGTGGTTCACGGCGACATCTTTGACCAAGACCTCTACGACGCAGACGTCGTGACATTATACCTAACCACCCACGCTAACGAGCAGATTAAACCTAAACTGGAGAAGGAGTTAAAGCCTGGAAGCCGGGTTGTCTCCAACTGCTACGAAGTACCTGGATGGAAGCCTGCTCAAGTAGACGATATGGGTTTCTCGAAAATATACTTATACGTGAAGAAGTAA
- a CDS encoding O-acetyl-ADP-ribose deacetylase encodes MEFKVGSCLVKLVQGDITDQETDAVVNAANPTLMGGGGVDGAIHRRGGPLILEECKKIRRTQWPGGLPTGQAVITTGGELKARYVIHTVGPVWRGGGVGEAEKLSEAYRNSLKLAVEHGLRTVSFPSISTGAYGYPLREACQIALRTVREFIRSHDKLDEVRFVLFRPEDLKVYEEEAAKILNV; translated from the coding sequence ATGGAGTTTAAGGTTGGCTCATGTCTCGTTAAGCTGGTTCAGGGGGACATCACCGACCAGGAAACCGACGCTGTGGTTAACGCGGCGAATCCAACCCTTATGGGTGGAGGGGGAGTTGACGGCGCCATACATCGCAGGGGAGGACCCCTAATACTGGAAGAGTGTAAGAAGATAAGGAGGACCCAGTGGCCTGGAGGTTTACCGACTGGTCAAGCCGTCATAACGACGGGGGGAGAGTTGAAGGCCAGATATGTGATTCATACAGTTGGCCCGGTCTGGCGTGGCGGAGGGGTTGGGGAGGCTGAGAAGCTCTCTGAGGCGTATAGAAACTCGCTGAAATTAGCTGTCGAGCATGGTTTGAGGACGGTTTCGTTTCCATCGATCAGCACGGGGGCTTACGGGTACCCTTTAAGAGAGGCCTGTCAAATCGCCTTAAGAACCGTCAGGGAATTCATTCGAAGCCACGATAAATTAGATGAGGTTCGCTTCGTGCTTTTCAGGCCTGAAGACCTAAAGGTCTACGAGGAGGAGGCCGCTAAAATTCTAAACGTATAA
- a CDS encoding DUF2153 family protein, whose protein sequence is MSEDWATMKKRQIEKVRGLQPKDRLDMVEAIALMNQYISSSCQGWAQWIYNPMVINRFNEKELKDFYDRFRKITLEFLEFDVEATERLKPPLEKGRKEQPPRYA, encoded by the coding sequence ATGAGCGAAGACTGGGCGACGATGAAGAAAAGGCAGATCGAGAAGGTTAGGGGACTTCAGCCCAAGGACCGGCTGGACATGGTGGAGGCCATAGCCCTCATGAACCAATACATATCCAGCAGCTGTCAGGGTTGGGCTCAATGGATCTACAACCCAATGGTGATAAATCGATTCAACGAAAAAGAGTTAAAGGACTTCTACGACAGGTTTAGAAAGATCACCCTCGAGTTCTTAGAGTTCGACGTCGAGGCCACTGAGAGGCTTAAACCCCCCCTAGAGAAAGGGAGGAAAGAGCAGCCTCCGAGATACGCGTAG